From Chryseotalea sp. WA131a:
TGATCGGCTCCTCAGCCGACCAGGATGTTTCAACTACAAGACGTGCCTGACCTTCAATGGTCGGATAGTCGAATATCTTCTTCAGTCCTATGTCTACTAAAAAAAACTGTTCAACGCTTTGAATCAGTTGCGCAGCCTTTATTGACTGTCCGCCCAATTCAAAAAAGTTGTGCCTGATACCTATCTCCTTTCTTTCGATGTTTAAGATCTTTGACCATATCCCAACCAGCTTTTCCTCAATCGCATTTCCGGCTTTTACATACGACGAGGGGGCGGCCACGTCGGAAGGCGACGGCAATGCCTTGCGATCTACCTTTCCGTTCGAGGTAAGAGGGATTCTTGCCATCGAAATAAAATGGAGGGGAATCATGTATACCGGCAACCTTTCCAGTAAAAAATTCCGCAATTGGTTCGCCTCCAGTTCTTCGGTAGCCACGTAATAGGCTGCAAGAAATTTATCATCGCTTTCGTTCCTCACTACAACAACGGCGTCCCTGATCAGATTGTGTTTGGTGAGATGGCTCTCAATGTCCCCGAGTTCTATCCTGTATCCCCTGATCTTAACCTGGTGGTCCCTCCTTCCCAAGTATTCAATGTTACCATCCGGTCTGAACCTTGCTAGGTCACCAGTCCTGTATACGCGAATCCCATCAAGAGCTGCGACGGAAACAAACTTTTCATCCGTGAGATAAGGGTTATTCAGATACCCCCGTGCCAAACCTATGCCTGCAATTACCAACTCGCCGGTCATTCCAATGGGTACCATGGACATCGACTGGTCGACTACAAACAAGCGAATGTTGTCGATCGGCTTGCCAATAGGCACATCTTTATATTCTTCATCGAAGCGGCACTCGAAATATGAAACGTCCACCGTGGCCTCCGTCGGTCCGTACAAGTTGATAAGCCTCACGTGGTGGTCTTTCACTAAAGCGCCGAAAGCCTCTACATGTATTGGCCTCAGTGCCTCTCCGCTACAGAATACCAGCCGCAAACTCTTGAGATCAGTTATTAGTCCGTGAGCCAAAAACTCCAGGAATACCGATAGCATTGAAGGAACAAAGTGAATGGTCGTGACTTTGAACTTGCCGATGGCGCGCGCCACTTCCTTTGGATCTTTCTCTGCTTCGGGTGGAAGAAGACAGACGGAAGCCCCATAAAACGACCACCAGAATAGTTCCCAGACGGATACATCAAATGTGGTCGGCGTTTTTTGCATCACCACGTCCTTTTCGCTGAGGGGATACTCCTTTTGCATCCAGTTGATCCGATTTACAACCGAGCCATGCTCCACCATTACACCCTTTGGCATCCCGGTGGTACCGGATGTATAGATGACATAAGCGAGGTCTCTTGGAGTCAACGAAACCTCGGGCAAACTAAAATCGGCTTCTGGAATTACGAGATCGTCCAGGTCTGAAAAGATCTCGAGATCGGAAAGAGAACTATGCGTGTTTCGTCGTCGGCCGATTAGCACATTCAACTTCGAGTCGGATATGATCTCGGAGATACGCTGAGCAGGAAATACTACATCTAACGGAACGTATGCCGCGCCGGCTTTCAAAACACCGTAGATAACAGGGAGAAGTAATTCTTCCCGCTGCAGCATTACGCCAACCAAATGGCCAGGCAACACTCCTCTGTCTTTCCGTAGGTAGGTTGCAATCCGGCTGCTCAGGTAATCGAGTTCCTGGTAAGTCCAGGAAACGTCGCCGAACCTGACGGCGATCTTCCCACTGGAACTTGCCACCTGCTTTGTGAATAGCGACACGATGGTATCCAGGAAAGGATATTCTGCCTGAGTGTTATTGAACTCATGAATTATTTTTACTTCCTCTTCCTCGGAAACAAGGTCGATGTCGTAAATCCGATCATTTGTGTTATTTACAATCGAACCCAGCAAATGGCAGTACAAATCCGTGAGTTGAATAATCGACGACTTATCGAATGCATCCCGGTTGTACAACATCTTAAGTGTCAACGAATCGCCCGCCTCGAATGAAAAGATACATTCCGGCGCCACCTTCTCAAATGCGAAATCACTACGCACTTCGTCCAGCATTACCCCCACTACAGGAATGTCTTTTAACTCCTCTTCTTCAATACCAAGAATATTCCTCAATGGATACCTGGCGTAGCTGAAATCCTGAAGCATTTTGTTGCTCAGCTGCAATAGAAAGTCCTTTACTTTGAGATGGTCGTCAGCGTGGATTCGCAACGGGACAACACAATTATCGGGGAGTGAGAGTTTTCGTTGATAAGCTGGACTGAATATGATCACTTCGGGCAGGCCCGATAACCTTTGTAACAGAATTCCCAAAGTTGCCACCAACACAACGTGCCTGGACTCAGCTTTCGGTGCCAACCTGTTTAACGTAGCAAGTACTTCCCGCGACACGGTCCGGGAGTACGTCGCCACGTCTCCTTTCCTTTTAACGCCTGTGTTGGAATAGAAGCCGTAGAAATAAGGCTCCGGCTTGCAGCCCTGTAATCGCTTCCTCCAATAGTCACGGAGAGCCAGGCTCTTATTCGCTTCGATAGCCGCGAAATCCAGGTTAGTTCCGGAGTGCATACTTCTTATCGGTGGCTGAACTTATCAGAAATTAAAATCAACTTTCGCTTGAATCTTCTCGTGAGGGTCTTCACGGTGCTCAATGTATTCGCCCACGCTCAGGTGTGGATTCTTAAAGATCATTTTCAACAACAACTGAAATTGGCCGGCGATAATTTCCGCATCGTCCATCGTGAAATGATCAAGCAGGTATTCCAGCCTGAACTTAAAACTGCGGGTACCCTCGTAAGCGAATAGAGTGATCGGGAACTTCGCCGAGCCATTCTTTTCAAGGAAGTATGTAAAGTCATCGTCAACAAAATCACCCAGATCGGAGCTGAAATTTTGGAACACGAACATCACAGAGAACAAATTCTCGATGGGGCTCTTTCGTTTTTTGTTTAATTCCTCAACGATAGCGGAAAGGTCGTAGGATTGATAGTTAATTGCATCAATCAGATACTGGTGAACGTTCTTTACAAACACCGGAAACGGCTGGTCAGGCTCTATCGGACAGCGGATCGGCAGTGTCCTGGTGAACATTCCTACTGCTTGCGACAACTCGTCTTGCAACCTCCCCGACGAGTTTGTGCCGACCACTATATCATTCGCACCCGTAAGCTGGAAGAGGTACACATAAAACGAAGCAAATAGAAAAGAGAACGATGTTACATTATTCTCCTTCAGAAACCCGGTCATCCCGCCTGCTTCCTCAAGGGCAATTTCGAAGTAATGATTTCCGCCTCCATCACCTGCTCCTTTATCAAGTCTCTGCGACACTGGCAATTTCAATTCCGGAATTTTTCCTCCTTCAAATGATCTCAACCAAAATTCACGCTCCAGGATGTACTGATTTGATTTTTCAAAGTTCTTTTCCCAGGCTACGTAGTCCCTGTAGTGTACCGACAAAGGGTCAAGAATTTTTCCCGCCAACAGGGAATGCAGATCTTTCAACAGATTGATTTGTGATATGCCGTCGCATATAATGTGATGGATATCGATCAGCAATAGCGTCTTCTTACCGGCTACGTGGATGACAAAAAATCGGAACAACGGTCCTTTGTTCAATTGAAAAGGTTGTATGAACTTTTTAAACGTGGCAGCCAAGTCGGTTTCTGCGATGTCAACTTCTTCGAATGGTACAATCACCGCGTCGTCAACTATTTGAAATAATTCACCATTGTCGAAGGTGAACCGGGTTCTCAAACATTCATGTCTCCGAACCAGCTGATTCAAGGATCGCTTTATTCCTCCCACATCACGACCATTCTTTAGTTGCCACGCCAAAGGCGTATTGTAGGCAATGCTGCCGGGGTCCAGCTTGTTGAGGTAATAGATCCTTTCTTGTGCACGAGATAAAGGGTAAACGCTCTCGTCTGCGGTCCTAGATATTTCGAGAATGACATCTTTCTTTAAACCATCGATCAGTAACGCCTGTTTTTTTATCGTGGAGTTTTCGAGAATTGCACTTAGAGGCACCCGTACTTTAAACTCTTTGTATATCTGGCCAACCAGTCGCAGGATGGTTAGCGAATTCCCTCCAATCTCATAAAAGCTGTCGTTTGTCGATATACTGTCGATCTTCAGTAACCCTTTCCAAATGTCACAGAGTTTCATTTCCAGTTGATTCGCAGGCCCTTCAACTTCTTTTTGCTCCAGACCATCGAGCAATTGGAAAAGATCAATCTTACCACTACTTAAAAGAGGAAACTTCGCAACAACCACAAACCTCGACGGAACCATGTAGCCTGGCAACAATTTTTTAACGTGTCCTTCCATGAGTTCGACAGCGTCCTTTTCCTTTACTTCGGGGTCGACAAGGATGACAAAAGCCACCAGGCGATCACGGTTTCCCGACAAATCATTTTGAGAGCCCTTCCTTGTTTTAGAACCGTCGTCCAACAATACCACCGCTTTTGCAATCAGGGGAAATTGCTGCAATGCATACTCCACCTCGTCCAGTTCTATGCGAATGCCTCTTAATTTTACCTGCCGGTCTTCGCGTCCGAGAAGTTCGACCTCATTGTTTCCCAATCTCCTCGCCTTATCTCCGGTCTTGAAAGCTGGAATCGGTTTGTTGTCGCCTCTCTTTATCTCCAGGAATCTCTCCTTGTTGAGTTCAGGCCGGTTTAAATATCCTTTAGTTAGATATCGCGACAAAATATAAAGATCGCCTGGGAAGAAAGGTCTGCTTTCGGTCAGATCGGAGTTGGCCACCAACAATACGGTATCGGGTATCGGTTCTCCAATCGGGATCTTTGACTTGTGTACGTCGTCCGTCCGGATCCGATAGAATGTCCTTATCATTGTTGTTTCCGTAGCGCCGTACAAATTGACAAGCTGGATTCGCGTTCCGAAAATGTCGAACCATTTCTTCAATGAAAGGGGTACGATCCTTTCTCCCGAGAGCAACACATAGTTCAGATCGTCCAACATTTCATCCGTAAGACCTGAGTGATTGATGATATCAAAGAAGCTTGGTACACAATGAATAAAGTTGATCCTCTTCGACGTGATCCATGATGTAAGTTTGTCGGGTGTATCGAGCTCATCCGATGTTGGCACGAGGCAAATGGTTCCTCCCGAAATGAGCGGTGTAAAAATGTCCCTCAGAAATGCATCGAAATAGGGGCTGATAAACTGACTGAACCGGGTACCTGGTGTAATTGAAAACTCGGCGATTTCCCATTTAATAAAATGTGTCAGACTGCAGTTCCTGCCAATGATCCCTTTCGGCTTCCCCGTCGTTCCGGAGGTGAAATACACATAGAGACTGTCATCTTCCTTGAATTCCGGGTAATCAGGATCGGAAGCCAACCCGTCCAAGGCCTCATCAATAATATCTTCATAAACATGTCGCGAACGTACACTCTCTCTTTCTACATCCTGATCACTGGTCACGTCCCGCGATGTGATCAAGGTCGTCAAACCCAGGTCCTCGATCATGCTGGCCCTTCTTTGTCTCGGTAAACCCGGATCTATGGGCACTACAACGCATCTTGCATTCATCACTCCAATCATTGAAATGATAAGTTTCAAATTGTCAGTTATCTCAAGGCCGACCCGTGTCTCCGATGGAACGTTTTTTGCCAGCAAGAAACGAGTGATGGCGTTGGATCCTTTCAATACGTATTCATAACTGAACGATTCACTTGCGGTCTCGACAGCAATCAATGGGGAATGAGCCTTGAGGCTCTCGAGGAGTGCTTTTTGAAATACCATCTTGTTAGATTAAAATAATTTAATGCGATAGATGTGAAGGAATTCCAGGTAGCGACCGTCAGTGAGTCAGTGTTTCAGTTGCAAACACTTCTGAACTAGAACCAATGGCTTCGAGGATGTGCGCGAGCGTATCGACAAAATAATTTCGGACCACCTCGATAAACTGTGAATCATAGAGATCGGTAGAGAACACAAAATCAAGTATGATCTTGTCATCTTGCTCTAGCGCTTCGATCTTAAACTCATATTGAGTTGTCGTGTAACCGCGGAGGTTGACAGGCACAAAACCAAAATCCTTTAACTGTTGGTCGGAGGATGAATAGTCGGAGTAAGAAAATATAACCTGAACGATGGGATTTAACCGGTCACCTTCTGATCTACGGGCAAGGGAAACCATCTCATTGAACTGCAGATCCTGATTTCTAAATGCTTCGGTAGTAAGCTTCTTCACCTTTGCCAGCAATTGCGAATGGTTGTCAATTGAATCAAGCTGCATCCGTAACGGCAGAATGTTTACAAATGTGCCCACGATGTTCTTCAGATTAGTCCGAGTTCTGCCCACGGCCGGAGTACCTATGATGATATCTTTACTTCCCGTCAATTCAGACATAACGAGGTAGTAGACCGACAGCAAGTACATGAAATGGGAGACATTTGAATCCCTTGCCGCTCGCTTTAGTTTTTCGAACGCTGCCCCTTCAATCCTGCACATCTTACTTGACGCCCTTTCGATCACCACAGTAGACCTATCCTGCAATGTGGGTAGACTCAGAAAAGGTAGTTTTTCTGCAAGGGTCGCTCCCCAAAATTCCCTTTGGTCCTCCATTCGGCTATCGAGGTTCTTCTGCCAGACGGCATAGTCGACATATCGCAGATTCAACGAGGGCAGTTTTACTCCATGATAAAGTTTCCGGAAATCATCGACCAGGATATCGTACGACAACCCATCGCATACAATGTGGTGTACGTCAATGAAGAGGAAGATTTTATTTTTAGCATTGCTTTTAAACAGGGCAGCTCTGAAAAGGGATGCACTTCCCAAATCGAATGGCCGAATAAATCTTTTGAAAGCCTCCTCCGGTTTTAAGCTATTCTCATCGATTTCCTCTAGGGTGAATTCAAATTCATTGCTGATCCTTTGAAGAAGGTTGTCGTCCGATAAAATAAAGCTGGTTCTTAAGGTTTCATGCCTATCAACGAGCGACTGGATCGAAGAGCGAAGGTGATCTTTTGATACTCCGTTAGGAATTTCAATGGCGCCTGACACGTTGTGTGCTAAGCTTTCAAGGTTGTGCATCTGAAGGTAGTAAAGGCGCTCTTGGGCGGGAGATGCGGGATAATATAGCCTATCTTCTGCCCTGTTGATACTGTTTTGAGGCAGGTAAGAGTCGGCCTGATTCAAATAAACGGACAGATCCCGGACGGTCGGATATTCGAAAATTTTCTTCACTTCCAGGTCAACGGAAAGCACTCGTGAGATGGCATTGATGAGGTGAATGGCCTTGATCGAGTTCCCTCCCATCTCAAACAAACTCTTGTCGGTACTTACTTCGTCAGGAGAAATATTCATCACATCGGCCCAAACTGCGACCAGTTTTTCCTCAAGAGGTGTATTGGCCGCCAGGATGGCCGACGCGGTATTAATTTCAGGGTGTGGCAATGCCGCAGAATTCAGTTTCCCGTTTTGCGTAACCGGCATTTTTTCAAGCCTGACAAAACACGACGGCACCATA
This genomic window contains:
- a CDS encoding amino acid adenylation domain-containing protein; translation: MHSGTNLDFAAIEANKSLALRDYWRKRLQGCKPEPYFYGFYSNTGVKRKGDVATYSRTVSREVLATLNRLAPKAESRHVVLVATLGILLQRLSGLPEVIIFSPAYQRKLSLPDNCVVPLRIHADDHLKVKDFLLQLSNKMLQDFSYARYPLRNILGIEEEELKDIPVVGVMLDEVRSDFAFEKVAPECIFSFEAGDSLTLKMLYNRDAFDKSSIIQLTDLYCHLLGSIVNNTNDRIYDIDLVSEEEEVKIIHEFNNTQAEYPFLDTIVSLFTKQVASSSGKIAVRFGDVSWTYQELDYLSSRIATYLRKDRGVLPGHLVGVMLQREELLLPVIYGVLKAGAAYVPLDVVFPAQRISEIISDSKLNVLIGRRRNTHSSLSDLEIFSDLDDLVIPEADFSLPEVSLTPRDLAYVIYTSGTTGMPKGVMVEHGSVVNRINWMQKEYPLSEKDVVMQKTPTTFDVSVWELFWWSFYGASVCLLPPEAEKDPKEVARAIGKFKVTTIHFVPSMLSVFLEFLAHGLITDLKSLRLVFCSGEALRPIHVEAFGALVKDHHVRLINLYGPTEATVDVSYFECRFDEEYKDVPIGKPIDNIRLFVVDQSMSMVPIGMTGELVIAGIGLARGYLNNPYLTDEKFVSVAALDGIRVYRTGDLARFRPDGNIEYLGRRDHQVKIRGYRIELGDIESHLTKHNLIRDAVVVVRNESDDKFLAAYYVATEELEANQLRNFLLERLPVYMIPLHFISMARIPLTSNGKVDRKALPSPSDVAAPSSYVKAGNAIEEKLVGIWSKILNIERKEIGIRHNFFELGGQSIKAAQLIQSVEQFFLVDIGLKKIFDYPTIEGQARLVVETSWSAEEPIRKAEDRESYPASSSQERLFCVQMLNKNDLVNNCSYAYKVDGELDIKRLNDTLNSLLKRHSGLRANFFLTGKKVWQSIRKTTTIQIEIFNSDELTPVDAFSQFIRPFDLANDLLMRVGLLPAGDQKNFMFVDIHHIVCDGISINILMNEFKRVYNGEDLPSIALEYVDYACWQRNSENALSAQRRYWLEHLSGDLSAVELPGMLGGAQGENIEGRREWAIGGETGTGVRELAVELGATPFMIFLSVYYILISKLSGSSEVIIGTDTIGRTRQSLMNIVGTFINVLPLRVRITGELLFVDLLEQVRNVVLSASENQEFPYDEIIHLLGNVRHEDVVNLYFSNADFFQNEIEPDGLAITPVVLKKKPRSSRYLLELTLEDRGDEYLMGFRYNSDRFDESVIELFVSYYAGIVRSVVREPSIRVQDLKLGSFN
- a CDS encoding amino acid adenylation domain-containing protein, which produces MVFQKALLESLKAHSPLIAVETASESFSYEYVLKGSNAITRFLLAKNVPSETRVGLEITDNLKLIISMIGVMNARCVVVPIDPGLPRQRRASMIEDLGLTTLITSRDVTSDQDVERESVRSRHVYEDIIDEALDGLASDPDYPEFKEDDSLYVYFTSGTTGKPKGIIGRNCSLTHFIKWEIAEFSITPGTRFSQFISPYFDAFLRDIFTPLISGGTICLVPTSDELDTPDKLTSWITSKRINFIHCVPSFFDIINHSGLTDEMLDDLNYVLLSGERIVPLSLKKWFDIFGTRIQLVNLYGATETTMIRTFYRIRTDDVHKSKIPIGEPIPDTVLLVANSDLTESRPFFPGDLYILSRYLTKGYLNRPELNKERFLEIKRGDNKPIPAFKTGDKARRLGNNEVELLGREDRQVKLRGIRIELDEVEYALQQFPLIAKAVVLLDDGSKTRKGSQNDLSGNRDRLVAFVILVDPEVKEKDAVELMEGHVKKLLPGYMVPSRFVVVAKFPLLSSGKIDLFQLLDGLEQKEVEGPANQLEMKLCDIWKGLLKIDSISTNDSFYEIGGNSLTILRLVGQIYKEFKVRVPLSAILENSTIKKQALLIDGLKKDVILEISRTADESVYPLSRAQERIYYLNKLDPGSIAYNTPLAWQLKNGRDVGGIKRSLNQLVRRHECLRTRFTFDNGELFQIVDDAVIVPFEEVDIAETDLAATFKKFIQPFQLNKGPLFRFFVIHVAGKKTLLLIDIHHIICDGISQINLLKDLHSLLAGKILDPLSVHYRDYVAWEKNFEKSNQYILEREFWLRSFEGGKIPELKLPVSQRLDKGAGDGGGNHYFEIALEEAGGMTGFLKENNVTSFSFLFASFYVYLFQLTGANDIVVGTNSSGRLQDELSQAVGMFTRTLPIRCPIEPDQPFPVFVKNVHQYLIDAINYQSYDLSAIVEELNKKRKSPIENLFSVMFVFQNFSSDLGDFVDDDFTYFLEKNGSAKFPITLFAYEGTRSFKFRLEYLLDHFTMDDAEIIAGQFQLLLKMIFKNPHLSVGEYIEHREDPHEKIQAKVDFNF